The following are encoded in a window of Phaseolus vulgaris cultivar G19833 chromosome 3, P. vulgaris v2.0, whole genome shotgun sequence genomic DNA:
- the LOC137808521 gene encoding dehydrodolichyl diphosphate synthase CPT3 produces MQKNTGNIIGQFFGGLNCYLRRCMFAILSVGPVPSHIAFIMDGNRRYAKKKNMEEGDGHKAGFNVLTSILRYCYELGVKYVTVYAFSIDNFKRKSEEVQSLMELMRKKIEELLQQESLINEYGVRLHFIGEMQLLTEPVRAAVERAMRVTAHNNQRVLLICVAYTSRQEIVHAVQECCKEKLNEVQALKEVKVTNGAFSRIDQGLNGNDFDLLSQDSCKDYLKAIKACSSEVESAARKDGLFENNVENHIGDYPEAEMTSYNGLVEITEDRKNKQDEVPFIKLADIEKNMYMAVAPDPDILIRTSGEARLSNFLLWQTSACPLYAPTALWPEIGLRHLIWAVLNFQRHYFYLEKKKKQF; encoded by the coding sequence ATGCAGAAAAATACTGGAAATATTATAGGCCAATTCTTTGGTGgtttaaattgttatctaagaaGATGTATGTTTGCGATTTTATCTGTGGGTCCTGTGCCAAGTCATATTGCTTTTATCATGGATGGGAATCGAAGGTAtgcaaagaagaaaaacatggAAGAAGGTGATGGCCACAAGGCTGGATTTAATGTTCTCACGTCCATCCTTAGATACTGCTATGAATTAGGAGTGAAGTATGTAACTGTCTATGCATTCAGCATTGATAACTTTAAAAGGAAGTCTGAAGAAGTTCAGTCCTTGATGGAATTGATGCGGAAAAAGATTGAGGAGTTGCTTCAACAAGAAAGTCTCATTAATGAATATGGTGTTAGATTACATTTCATCGGGGAGATGCAACTGTTGACAGAGCCAGTCAGGGCTGCTGTGGAAAGGGCAATGAGAGTTACTGCCCACAACAACCAGAGAGTTCTTTTGATTTGTGTAGCATATACTTCTCGTCAAGAGATTGTGCACGCGGTTCAAGAATGTTGCAAGGAAAAATTGAATGAAGTTCAAGCGTTAAAAGAAGTGAAAGTTACAAATGGTGCGTTTTCAAGAATTGATCAGGGCTTGAATGGAAATGATTTTGATTTGCTTTCTCAAGATTCATGTAAAGACTATCTAAAGGCAATCAAAGCTTGTAGTAGTGAAGTAGAAAGTGCTGCAAGGAAAGATGGTTTGTTTGAGAATAATGTCGAGAATCATATCGGTGACTACCCTGAAGCTGAAATGACATCATACAATGGGCTGGTTGAAATTACCGAAGATAGAAAGAATAAACAAGATGAGGTTCCTTTCATAAAACTGGCTGATATTGAGAAGAACATGTACATGGCAGTTGCACCTGATCCGGACATTTTGATCCGAACTTCTGGAGAAGCTCGCCTCAGTAATTTTCTACTTTGGCAGACTAGTGCATGCCCTTTATATGCACCAACTGCACTTTGGCCTGAAATTGGTCTAAGACACTTGATCTGGGCAGTATTGAACTTTCAGAGACACTATTTTTatttggaaaagaaaaagaaacagtTTTAA
- the LOC137808527 gene encoding probable serine/threonine-protein kinase PIX13, with protein sequence MGLCFSSSSSPSPNPPNYSGSTSNVGFSATTSSFGKSQFSEMASGSIDGEGSLPFCSPDGQILERPNLKEFSFVDLKSAAKSFKGDTLLGEGGFGRVYKGWLDEKTLAPAKPGFGMVVAIKKLNPESTQGFQEWKSEVNFLGRLSHPNLVKLLGYCWDEDELLLVYEFMPKGSLENHLFRRNPNIEPLSWNTRLKIAIGAARGLAFLHASEKQVIYRDFKASNILLDGNYNAKISDFGLAKLGPSGGQSHVTTRVMGTYGYAAPEYIATGHLYVKSDVYGFGVVLLEILTGMRAFDTRRPTGQQNLVEWTKPFLSSKKKLKTIMDIRIKGQYSSKAASQAAELILKCLEHDPKQRSSMKEVLEGLEAIETIHEKSKESKTRNSHNISHQHLRQRAVKV encoded by the exons ATGGGTCTCTGCTTCTCCTCCTCTTCCTCCCCTTCCCCCAACCCTCCTAACTACTCAG GTTCAACCAGTAACGTGGGGTTCTCCGCCACCACCAGCAGCTTCGGGAAGAGCCAATTCTCGGAGATGGCCAGTGGGAGCATCGACGGCGAAGGCTCTCTTCCATTTTGTTCCCCTGACGGCCAGATTCTGGAACGgcccaacttgaaggagttcagttTCGTGGACCTGAAATCCGCCGCCAAGAGTTTCAAAGGGGACACATTGCTGGGTGAAGGTGGCTTTGGCAGAGTCTACAAGGGTTGGTTGGACGAGAAGACCCTCGCCCCTGCCAAACCAGGCTTTGGCATGGTCGTCGCCATCAAAAAATTGAACCCCGAAAGCACGCAAGGCTTTCAAGAATGGAAG TCAGAAGTGAACTTCTTAGGAAGGCTTTCACACCCCAACCTGGTCAAGTTATTGGGCTACTGTTGGGACGAGGATGAACTTCTTCTTGTGTACGAGTTCATGCCTAAGGGAAGCTTGGAGAATCATCTATTTAGAA GAAATCCTAACATAGAACCACTTTCTTGGAACACTCGGCTTAAAATAGCTATTGGTGCTGCTCGTGGACTAGCTTTCCTGCACGCCTCCGAAAAGCAAGTCATATACAGAGATTTCAAGGCCTCAAATATACTCCTCGATGGG AATTACAATGCTAAAATATCAGATTTTGGCTTGGCTAAATTGGGACCATCTGGGGGACAATCACATGTAACTACGAGGGTCATGGGCACCTACGGTTATGCTGCTCCAGAATATATCGCAACAG GTCACTTGTATGTGAAGAGTGATGTGTATGGATTTGGTGTAGTTCTTCTTGAAATACTGACAGGCATGAGGGCATTTGACACAAGAAGGCCAACAGGGCAGCAGAATCTGGTTGAGTGGACCAAACCTTTTCTCTCttcaaaaaaaaagttgaaaaccaTTATGGATATTAGGATAAAGGGTCAATATTCATCCAAGGCTGCATCACAAGCAGCAGAACTTATTCTAAAATGCCTAGAGCATGACCCTAAACAACGTTCTTCAATGAAAGAAGTACTTGAGGGATTGGAAGCCATTGAAACCATCCATGAAAAATCCAAGGAATCCAAAACCCGCAATTCTCACAACATTTCTCATCAACATCTCCGGCAGAGAGCTGTGAAGGTATAA
- the LOC137808528 gene encoding uncharacterized protein isoform X1, whose translation MYGPRGAMLGSGGVSDGYEVGSKRQRMMESNPYFAVSSGTGSLPYGYAGGFQPPPFPVVRLRGLPFNCTDIDILKFFAGLTIVDVLLVNKSGRFSGEAFVVFAGAMQVEFALQRDRQNMGRRYVEVFRCKKQDYYNAVAAEINYEGIYDNDYHGSSPPPSRSKRFSDKDQMEYTEILKMRGLPFQVTKSQIVEFFKDFNLIEDRVHIACRPDGKATGEAYVEFVSAEEAKRAMSKDKMTIGSRYVELFPSTPDEARRAESRSRQ comes from the exons ATGTACGGTCCCCGAGG GGCAATGTTGGGAAGCGGGGGGGTTTCGGACGGGTACGAGGTTGGCTCAAAGAGACAAAGAATGATGGAATCAAATCCATACTTCGCAGTGAGCAGCGGGACAGGCAGCTTACCTTATGGATATGCCGGTGGCTTTCAGCCCCCTCCCTTTCCTGTGGTTCGTCTCAGGGGGCTTCCATTCAACTGTACCGACATTGACATCTTGAAGTTTTTTGCTGGACTGACCATTGTCGATGTGTTGCTGGTGAACAAGAGTGGACGATTCTCAGGAGAGGCCTTCGTGGTCTTTGCAGGAGCAATGCAGGTTGAGTTTGCTTTACAGAGAGATCGCCAGAACATGGGTCGCCGGTATGTGGAAGTGTTCAGGTGTAAGAAGCAGGATTATTATAATGCTGTTGCTGCTGAGATCAATTACGAAGGAATATATGATAATGATTACCATGGTAGTAGTCCTCCACCCTCCCGGTCAAAGAGGTTCAGTGATAAAGATCAAATGGAGTACACTGAGATATTGAAGATGCGTGGCCTTCCCTTCCAAGTGACAAAATCTCAAATTGTTGAATTCTTTAAAGATTTCAATCTGATAGAAGACAGGGTACACATTGCATGTCGCCCTGATGGGAAAGCTACTGGAGAGGCATACGTGGAGTTTGTTTCTGCTGAGGAGGCTAAGAGGGCAATGTCCAAGGATAAAATGACCATAGGATCAAGGTACGTGGAGCTGTTCCCTTCTACTCCAGATGAAGCTAGACGGGCAGAGTCAAGATCAAGGCAGTGA
- the LOC137808528 gene encoding uncharacterized protein isoform X2, with protein sequence MQVEFALQRDRQNMGRRYVEVFRCKKQDYYNAVAAEINYEGIYDNDYHGSSPPPSRSKRFSDKDQMEYTEILKMRGLPFQVTKSQIVEFFKDFNLIEDRVHIACRPDGKATGEAYVEFVSAEEAKRAMSKDKMTIGSRYVELFPSTPDEARRAESRSRQ encoded by the coding sequence ATGCAGGTTGAGTTTGCTTTACAGAGAGATCGCCAGAACATGGGTCGCCGGTATGTGGAAGTGTTCAGGTGTAAGAAGCAGGATTATTATAATGCTGTTGCTGCTGAGATCAATTACGAAGGAATATATGATAATGATTACCATGGTAGTAGTCCTCCACCCTCCCGGTCAAAGAGGTTCAGTGATAAAGATCAAATGGAGTACACTGAGATATTGAAGATGCGTGGCCTTCCCTTCCAAGTGACAAAATCTCAAATTGTTGAATTCTTTAAAGATTTCAATCTGATAGAAGACAGGGTACACATTGCATGTCGCCCTGATGGGAAAGCTACTGGAGAGGCATACGTGGAGTTTGTTTCTGCTGAGGAGGCTAAGAGGGCAATGTCCAAGGATAAAATGACCATAGGATCAAGGTACGTGGAGCTGTTCCCTTCTACTCCAGATGAAGCTAGACGGGCAGAGTCAAGATCAAGGCAGTGA
- the LOC137808529 gene encoding protein GET1, whose amino-acid sequence MMMGDKTSEENQRSLAAPFIFFVVLAFHFASQRINQSKKSGSDKEKEAELHREIKELLKEASSLAQPSTFAQGAKLKRKAAAKEKELAKFQNLHVKDTALYSKFLLISKVLTYLIFLMWFWSVPVASISQQLVQPFGRLLSWRTGGIENNNIMVGIIPWLIASTRVSRFVCRLAYGK is encoded by the exons ATGATGATGGGAGACAAAACAAGTGAAGAAAATCAGAGGTCACTAGCAGCTCCTTTCATATTTTTCGTTGTTCTAGCTTTTCACTTTGCTTCTCAGAGGATTAATCAATCCAAGAAG AGTGGATCCgacaaagaaaaagaagctGAGTTACATAGAGAAATAAAAGAACTTTTGAAGGAGGCGAGCTCACTGGCACA GCCATCAACCTTTGCACAAGGTGCAAAACTCAAGAGGAAAGCCGCTGCAAAGGAGAAGGAACTTGCAAAGT TTCAAAATTTACACGTCAAGGATACTGCTTTGTATTCAAAATTTCTGCTTATCTCAAAG GTTTTAACATATCTAATTTTCCTCATGTGGTTTTGGAGTGTTCCTGTGGCTAGCATATCTCAACAACTTGTGCAACCATTTG GGAGATTATTATCTTGGAGGACTGGAGGGATTGAAAATAACAATATTATG GTTGGGATAATACCTTGGCTGATAGCGTCTACCAGGGTTAGCAGATTTGTTTGTAGACTCGCCTATGGCAAATAG